A single window of Gossypium arboreum isolate Shixiya-1 chromosome 13, ASM2569848v2, whole genome shotgun sequence DNA harbors:
- the LOC108461389 gene encoding acyl-coenzyme A oxidase 4, peroxisomal-like has translation MILPSKFQDETEKSDKSSPPLDVSVAFPQATPASVFPPSVSDYYRFDDLLSPEEKTLRMKVREFMEKEVAPIMAEYWEKAEFPFQILPKLADLGIAGFKTEGYGSPGLSITTSAIANAEIARVDASCSTFLLVHSVGMLTIASCGSEEQKQKYLPSLAQLKTIACWALTEPEYGSDASAVNTTARKVEGGWIIDGQKRWIGNSTFADVLVIFARNTTTNQINGYIVKKNSPGLKATKIANKIGVRIVQNGDILLKNVFVPDEDRLPGLNSFLDTNKVLAVSRVMVAWQPIGISMGVYDMCLRYLKERKQFGAPLAAFQLNQQKLSLMLGNIQAMTLVGWRLCKLYDKGKMTPGHASLGKSWITLRARETVAIGRELLGGNGILADFHVAKAFCDMEPIYTYEGTYDINSLVTGREITGFASFKAPGMSKQSRL, from the exons ATGATACTTCCATCCAAGTTTCAAG ATGAAACTGAAAAAAGTGACAAATCTTCACCACCTTTGGATGTTTCGGTTGCATTCCCTCAAGCAACTCCAGCATCTGTTTTTCCTCCGTCTG TTTCTGATTATTATCGATTTGATGATCTATTGAGTCCTGAGGAGAAGACTCTCCGAATGAAAGTAAGAGAGTTTATGGAAAAAGAAGTAGCTCCTATAATGGCGGAG TATTGGGAGAAGGCAGAGTTTCCATTCCAAATTCTTCCAAAGCTTGCTGATCTTGGAATTGCTGGCTTTAAGACCGAG GGTTATGGATCCCCTGGTCTCTCCATCACTACTAGTGCTATTGCAAATGCAGAGATTGCTAGAGTTGATGCAAGTTGCTCTACATTTTTATTGGTGCATTCTGTAGGCATGCTTACTATTG CATCATGTGGGTCAGAGGAACAGAAGCAGAAGTATTTACCTTCTTTGGCACAGTTAAAGACGATAGCTTGTTGG GCTTTGACTGAGCCTGAATATGGAAGTGATGCTAGTGCTGTAAATACAACTGCAAGAAAG GTAGAGGGAGGTTGGATAATTGACGGACAAAAACGCTGGATAGGAAACAGCACTTTTGCTGATGTGTTGGTTATTTTTGCCAGGAATACCACAACCAATCAGATAAATGG ATATATTGTTAAGAAGAATTCCCCTGGACTGAAAGCTACAAAAATAGCAAACAAGATTGGAGTGCGAATTGTGCAAAATGGTGATATTCTCTTAAAGAATGTCTTTGTTCCTGATGAGGACCGATTACCTGGTCTAAACTCATTTCTAGATACAAACAAG GTACTGGCTGTTTCACGAGTAATGGTTGCGTGGCAACCTATTGGCATATCAATGGGTGTCTATGACATGTGTTTGAG GTATCTGAAGGAGAGGAAACAGTTTGGAGCTCCATTGGCAGCATTTCAACTTAACCAACAGAAACTTTCTCTAATGCTAGGTAATATTCAAGCAATGACCCTTGTTGGTTGGCGCCTTTGCAAATTGTATGATAAGGGTAAAATGACTCCTGGTCATGCTAGCTTGGGAAAG TCATGGATCACATTGAGGGCAAGAGAGACAGTCGCGATTGGGAGGGAATTACTCGGTGGCAATGGAATTCTGGCTGATTTTCATGTTGCAAAG GCATTCTGTGATATGGAACCCATTTATACATATGAAGGCACGTATGATATCAACAGCTTGGTAACTGGTAGGGAAATCACTGGTTTTGCCAGCTTTAAGGCACCTGGGATGAGCAAGCAGAGCCGCCTGTAA